The following proteins are encoded in a genomic region of Silene latifolia isolate original U9 population unplaced genomic scaffold, ASM4854445v1 scaffold_79, whole genome shotgun sequence:
- the LOC141640432 gene encoding uncharacterized protein LOC141640432 has product MARPRGRPRGRAQSTRGTITDTTTDLEDDESEIGEVVRTPITVNTLIDSAITKSKPKSTTVTSDAGVSVSEPVMGSPSVTVSQQPTVTKAVDKGKKSWSEITKTQEGMSLFFCEEAAKAEVVQIDEEDIADEYYRKGWFSFRFSSEEDMNTVLKGGPWNMGPHTLILKRWSPTFSQEMESITTVPIWILFPNLDPFLWSSSTLSKLASKIGKPLFADLPTTCKAKLSFARVMVETDIAGPLPDELLFSTPYHEISSQRVTYEWMPYYCENCKKLGHTKDHCKPHDIGKQQDKTNPKGKKRKKTPTVTSPTLAPMTSECSVPGPTTLNVEVLDRSLVSQESSRCFELGSSSHQGPGTHLPHKDVAGSGSQKLGSTGTKRKQVHWGVKCVLRPKLDTGITLDNPFEQLSAVENGMEVLLEAAQEVFTQEEEDPPDPLPVDVFGLLETHVKEQNTATIFNKFSRYHILTNYQNHPNGRIWFFLNPRTTTLHNSVITMQSIHCTVVHNATNQKLDITMVYGCNSAKDREQLWQHLVHLSSCTDKWILMGDFNIVRDFSERLGPNPPRLSEILQFNDCLETCQLDNLHAYGCEFSWTNKHKDGTRVWSRLDRALVNASWLAAFPSSSVHVMLPGISDHSPLLVKVFEDTPCHRMFSFLNCWITHSQFLPTVKNSWSVSVKGSAMFKIFRKLSLLRNGLKSLHQEGFSQLPARVKQAWVDLQDCQQQLQTAHSDNALMAQETTLMATYKTLKAAELSMLQQRGKIQGINKNDCSSSYFFARIAQRRQQSIVGHITDHNGNVVQGVAAVNAAFVNYYKELLREKQEVQPLDREFIASGACLPEANHASLCTAVTNKEIKDALFSIDSTKSPGHDGYSAGFFKSTWQVIGEDFMDAVRSYFRTGKLLKQANVTVLTLIPKKSVVTTVRDFRPIACCTVLYKTISKILVNRMKPYLPHLVGQEQAAFVHGRYIHENIMVSQSLLKGYNTSSCSPRCLIKVDIKKAFDSVQWLFLRDMLLSLHFPQQFTNWIMGCIRSTWYTLRINGGHAGFFQGQAGLRQGDPLSPYLFVLAMEMLSRQLRILCRQPQVSFHPKCSRLSLTHLIFADDLMVFVRGDVPSATAAAQALADFGQVSGLLANVDKTNIYFGGVSGKLTVSMYEELLCKVKNSVQHWTTKLLSYAGRLQLLNSIFFGLENYWTSITLLPRTIIKILNQCCRNYLWNVQDNTHKLYMKSWKSCCCPWAEGGFNIKEILSWNRANLGKWIWRIVNQADSVWLAGDIASAQELIGKCVDSGCFQVSKLYELIRPKYARVRWDKILWGSNIIPKHGFISTFAAQAKLPTVDSIAHRGLPLVNWCILCKHAEETHHHLFFKCEFSAGLWCKILQWLKIRGRTDNFWTELEWCRSRKARKHWKMGMLHCCLAATVYLIWQERNMRIFRGRDTTVDVLLRQLQYTISAKMFFKYEQYSDEIVEVLSY; this is encoded by the exons ATGGCTAGACCACGAGGTAGACCTAGAGGACGTGCACAATCGACGAGAGGAACCATCACTGATACTACGACTGACTTGGAGGACGATGAATCGGAAATCGGCGAAGTGGTAAGGACTCCGATTACTGTCAATACTCTTATTGATTCCGCTATTACTAAATCTAAACCTAAATCTACTACTGTTACTTCGGATGCTGGGGTTAGTGTGTCTGAACCTGTTATGGGTTCTCCTTCAGTTACTGTGTCGCAACAACCCACTGTTACTAAGGCTGTTGATAAGGGGAAAAAATCGTGGAGTGAAATTACTAAAACTCAGGAGGGGATGAGTTTGTTCTTTTGTGAGGAGGCTGCTAAGGCGGAGGTTGTGCAAATTGATGAGGAGGATATTGCAGATGAG TACTATAGAAAAGGATGGTTTAGCTTTCGATTTTCTTCTGAGGAGGACATGAATACTGTTCTGAAGGGGGGACCCTGGAATATGGGACCACACACTCTCATTCTCAAACGGTGGTCACCTACCTTCTCGCAGGAAATGGAGTCCATCACAACTGTTCCTATCTGGATTCTTTTCCCTAATTTAGACCCATTCCTATGGTCTAGCTCCACTCTCAGCAAGCTCGCCAGTAAAATTGGAAAGCCTCTCTTTGCAGATCTCCCTACTACCTGCAAAGCTAAGCTCTCCTTTGCACGAGTGATGGTTGAGACTGATATTGCTGGGCCGTTACCAGACGAGCTCCTGTTCTCTACTCCTTACCATGAAATCAGCTCTCAGCGTGTTACTTATGAGTGGATGCCATACTATTGTGAGAACTGTAAAAAGCTGGGGCATACTAAGGATCACTGTAAGCCACATGATATAGGGAAGCAACAGGATAAAACTAATCCAAAgggaaaaaagagaaagaaaactcCTACTGTAACCTCTCCCACTTTAGCTCCTATGACCTCAGAATGCTCTGTGCCAGGCCCAACTACCCTTAATGTGGAAGTGCTGGACAGGTCACTAGTGAGTCAAGAGAGCTCAAGATGCTTTGAGCTAGGCTCCTCCTCTCATCAGGGTCCTGGTACCCACTTACCACATAAGGATGTTGCAGGCTCAGGAAGCCAGAAGTTAGGGTCAACAGGAACTAAGAGGAAGCAGGTTCATTGGGGAGTGAAATGTGTTCTTCGACCTAAATTGGATACTGGGATAACTCTGGATAATCCTTTTGAACAGCTTAGTGCTGTGGAAAATGGAATGGAAGTTTTATTGGAAGCTGCTCAGGAGGTATTCACTCAGGAGGAGGAGGATCCACCTGACCCCTTACCT GTGGACGTTTTTGGTCTTTTGGAAACTCATGTCAAGGAACAGAATACTGCTACTATCTTCAATAAATTTAGTAGGTATCATATCCTTACTAATTATCAGAATCATCCTAATGGGAGAATCTGGTTCTTTCTAAATCCTAGGACAACTACTCTTCATAACAGTGTGATCACTATGCAATCTATTCACTGCACAGTTGTTCATAATGCTACTAATCAAAAGTTGGACATTACTATGGTCTATGGGTGCAATAGTGCTAAGGATAGAGAACAGTTGTGGCAGCACTTAGTTCATCTTTCCTCTTGCACTGATAAATGGATACTCATGGGAGATTTCAATATTGTTCGAGATTTTTCTGAGAGACTGGGGCCTAACCCTCCTAGACTTTCTGAAATTCTGCAATTCAATGACTGTCTGGAGACTTGTCAGCTTGACAATCTCCATGCTTATGGCTGTGAATTTTCTTGGACTAATAAGCATAAGGATGGCACTAGAGTCTGGTCCAGACTTGATCGAGCTTTGGTTAATGCTAGCTGGCTTGCAGCTTTCCCTAGCTCTTCTGTCCATGTTATGCTTCCTGGTATCTCAGATCATTCCCCTCTTCTTGTTAAGGTTTTTGAGGATACTCCCTGTCACCGGATGTTCAGCTTTCTCAACTGTTGGATTACGCACTCACAGTTTCTTCCTACGGTTAAGAATAGCTGGAGTGTCTCTGTCAAGGGCTCTGctatgtttaaaatttttagaaaGTTGTCTTTACTCAGGAATGGCTTAAAATCCCTGCATCAGGAGGGGTTTAGTCAGCTCCCTGCCAGAGTTAAGCAAGCTTGGGTGGATTTGCAAGATTGCCAGCAGCAGCTCCAAACTGCTCATTCTGATAATGCATTGATGGCTCAGGAGACTACTTTAATGGCTACTTATAAGACTCTTAAAGCTGCTGAACTTAGCATGCTTCAACAGAGAGGGAAAATTCAGGGGATAAATAAAAATGACTGCTCCTCTTCTTACTTCTTTGCCAGGATTGCTCAGAGGAGGCAACAGAGCATTGTTGGGCACATTACTGATCATAATGGTAATGTTGTTCAAGGTGTGGCTGCTGTTAATGCTGCATTTGTCAATTATTATAAAGAGCTCCTGAGGGAGAAACAGGAAGTTCAACCTCTAGATAGGGAGTTCATTGCTTCTGGTGCATGCTTGCCTGAAGCTAATCACGCCTCCCTTTGTACTGCTGTGACTAATAAGGAAATTAAAGATGCTCTCTTCTCTATTGATAGCACTAAGAGTCCTGGCCATGATGGTTATTCTGCTGGGTTTTTTAAATCCACTTGGCAGGTTATTGGGGAGGATTTTATGGATGCTGTTAGGAGCTATTTCAGGACTGGAAAGCTCCTCAAGCAAGCTAATGTTACGGTCCTAACTCTTATCCCTAAGAAATCTGTTGTTACTACTGTGAGAGATTTCAGGCCAATTGCTTGCTGCACTGTTTTGTATAAAACTATCAGCAAAATCCTTGTTAATAGAATGAAACCTTACTTGCCTCATCTGGTGGGTCAGGAGCAAGCAGCGTTTGTTCATGGACGATACATTCATGAAAATATTATGGTATCTCAATCTCTTCTCAAAGGATACAATACTAGCTCTTGTTCTCCACGTTGCTTGATTAAAGTGGATATCAAGAAGGCTTTTGACTCAGTCCAGTGGCTCTTTCTTAGGGACATGCTCCTGAGTCTTCATTTTCCTCAGCAATTCACTAATTGGATCATGGGGTGTATACGTTCAACCTGGTACACTTTAAGAATTAATGGTGGACATGCTGGGTTTTTCCAGGGTCAAGCTGGCTTAAGGCAAGGAGACCCCCTTTCTCCTTACCTCTTTGTTTTGGCTATGGAAATGCTCTCTAGACAGTTGAGGATTCTTTGTAGGCAACCTCAGGTCTCTTTTCATCCCAAATGTTCTCGTTTATCCCTCACTCACCTCATCTTTGCTGATGACCTTATGGTGTTTGTGAGAGGAGATGTCCCCTCTGCTACTGCTGCTGCTCAAGCTTTGGCTGACTTTGGGCAGGTTTCAGGGTTGCTTGCTAATGTTGATAAGACTAATATTTACTTTGGGGGTGTTTCTGG CAAGCTTACTGTCTCCATGTATGAGGAGCTTCTCTGTAAAGTAAAGAACTCAGTTCAGCACTGGACCACCAAACTGCTCTCCTATGCTGGCAGACTTCAACTGTTGAACTCCATCTTCTTTGGATTGGAGAACTACTGGACTTCAATTACCCTTTTGCCTAGAACTATCATTAAAATTTTGAATCAATGTTGTAGGAATTACCTTTGGAATGTGCAGGACAATACTCACAAGCTTTATATGAAGAGTTGGAAGTCTTGTTGTTGTCCTTGGGCTGAAGGAGGGTTCAACATCAAAGAAATCCTATCCTGGAATAGAGCTAATCTGGGTAAGTGGATCTGGAGAATTGTGAACCAAGCTGACTCTGTTTGG CTTGCTGGGGACATTGCTAGTGCTCAGGAGTTGATTGGTAAGTGTGTGGATAGTGGGTGCTTTCAGGTGTCTAAACTGTATGAACTTATTCGGCCTAAGTATGCTAGAGTCAGATGGGATAAAATTTTGTGGGGCTCTAACATCATTCCTAAGCATGGCTTCATCAGTACTTTTGCTGCTCAGGCAAAGCTGCCAACTGTTGATAGCATTGCTCATAGAGGGCTTCCTTTGGTCAATTGGTGCATCTTGTGTAAGCATGCTGAGGAGACCCATCAccatttatttttcaaatgtgaGTTCTCTGCTGGTCTTTGGTGCAAGATCCTGCAATGGCTGAAGATCAGGGGTAGGACGGATAATTTCTGGACTGAGTTGGAATGGTGCCGTAGTAGGAAAGCTAGAAAGCATTGGAAGATGGGTATGCTTCATTGCTGTCTTGCTGCTACTGTCTATCTGATTTGGCAAGAAAGAAATATGAGAATTTTCAGGGGTCGAGATACAACGGTGGATGTTCTTTTGAGACAACTACAATATACTATCAGTGCAAAAATGTTCTTTAAATATGAGCAGTATAGTGATGAAATAGTGGAGGTTCTAAGTTATTAG